A genomic window from Levilactobacillus yonginensis includes:
- a CDS encoding ribonuclease HI family protein, whose amino-acid sequence MFSLYTDAATQPQSGLSAGGILIVHDHHQTQLKVELTATTNHTAEFEVARLGFERLVKLVGDACETTTVLFYTDSQIVSDSLAKKYAKHYQKLVDDLLTAQAPFQLVLTQWVPEKQNQGAHTLANQALHSAEERK is encoded by the coding sequence TTGTTTTCTTTATATACCGATGCCGCAACGCAACCGCAAAGCGGTCTGAGCGCTGGGGGCATCCTCATCGTACATGATCATCACCAGACACAGCTCAAGGTCGAGCTGACCGCCACGACCAATCACACCGCCGAGTTCGAGGTCGCCCGCTTGGGGTTCGAACGTTTGGTGAAACTGGTCGGTGACGCCTGTGAGACGACCACCGTCCTATTTTATACCGATAGCCAGATTGTTAGCGATAGTTTAGCCAAAAAGTATGCCAAACATTACCAAAAATTAGTCGATGACCTGTTGACCGCGCAAGCACCTTTTCAATTGGTGCTGACTCAGTGGGTGCCCGAGAAACAAAACCAGGGCGCTCACACGTTGGCCAATCAGGCGCTTCACTCTGCTGAAGAACGCAAGTAA